From the genome of Odocoileus virginianus isolate 20LAN1187 ecotype Illinois chromosome 16, Ovbor_1.2, whole genome shotgun sequence, one region includes:
- the LOC110124907 gene encoding taste receptor cell protein 1, with protein MLAPRVPEKAVSSASQGPLAFTSISHMLAATEPLPPVATVQSVLDTASAALTVVSGSPRNGLASSLGLGPSVSPLFSTVPSSQLSSALPPRSYPLTSPSPTLASLSPIVGPGSPFTARARTSQDASASVLPRTSTGRLFNVSRFPPAQSLLVVPGMAALQQTVQPRPLVPASPASVATLSLRGALGLPAGCPRVPGGVASPQSSSLSRPRQTVSLQDSRSPSPRASRVTHFVTFKITSRASVVALGSPDSPEHQLLKDSIRHQLQSLYHEAFSSFEGVGILQFRPDSAAVSASLLFGGHVPGPSAREVLWTLHRSVKAAGQMLGNLSLDESSLASDGSNLTDLALETLSIHLTAMEPFHPLLLLPGSAPFVLLEKKILPQVTAVVAEFYSAHPQEGPLLLFSNVDQWVGLYIEYKFQTPIATHLPGLANHLARNIMDPAVQKSSIMANGEKAELVLCEVWLQILDQPFTEALKDKTSPKSQRLRGQLTRWLTTVLRPLRTFGQVVVEKFQPDPLTARVTATFFRPAPARALVQGCVFQGLRALQETEGLSAQMVIPDLASGQADTFIPCYAVALIILGLLFLVLTLVLVWKRKTCFGVSRHMRCPFLLLLL; from the exons ATGTTGGCTCCAAGGGTCCCAGAGAAGGCCGTGTCCTCAGCATCCCAGGGCCCGCTTGCATTTACATCGATCAGTCACATGCTGGCTGCCACAGAGCCGCTTCCTCCTGTAGCAACAGTGCAGTCAGTACTGGACACGGCCTCTGCAGCCCTCACAGTGGTCTCAGGCTCCCCCAGAAATGGTCTGGCGTCCAGTCTGGGCCTGGGTCCTTCAGTGTCGCCATTGTTCTCAACAGTACCCTCTTCACAGTTGTCATCAGCATTACCGCCACGATCATACCCACTCACATCCCCATCACCCACATTGGCATCACTGTCACCCATCGTGGGTCCAGGTTCCCCCTTCACCGCCAGAGCCAGAACCTCCCAGGACGCTTCTGCATCTGTGCTCCCCCGCACAAGCACAGGCCGCCTCTTCAATGTTTCCAGATTTCCACCTGCCCAGTCACTTCTGGTGGTTCCAGGGATGGCTGCTCTTCAGCAGACAGTCCAGCCTAGGCCATTGGTCCCTGCTAGCCCAGCCTCCGTGGCCACCCTCTCCCTCAGAGGTGCCCTTGGCCTTCCTGCTGGCTGCCCCAGAGTCCCTGGAGGTGTGGCCTCCCCCCAGTCATCTTCCCTGTCTCGTCCCCGCCAGACTGTCTCATTGCAGGACTCGAGATCCCCCTCCCCACGAGCCAGCCGTGTGACTCACTTTGTGACCTTCAAGATCACCAGCAGAGCCTCGGTGGTGGCACTTGGGAGCCCTGACTCCCCGGAGCACCAGCTGTTGAAGGACAGCATCCGACATCAG CTCCAGTCCCTCTATCATGAGGCCTTCTCCAGCTTTGAGGGCGTCGGTATCCTGCAATTCAG GCCCGACTCCGCAGCTGTGAGCGCCTCCCTTCTGTTTGGGGGCCACGTCCCGGGCCCCTCTGCCCGTGAAGTCCTCTGGACCCTGCACCGCTCAGTGAAGGCCGCAGGGCAGATGCTGGGGAACCTGTCCTTGGATGAGAGCAGCCTCGCCTCGGATG GGTCCAACCTGACTGACCTGGCCCTGGAGACCCTCAGCATCCATCTCACAGCCATGGAGCCCttccatcccctgctcctcctgcccggCTCTGCCCCCTTTGTCCTGCTGGAAAAGAAGATCCTCCCACAG GTCACGGCCGTGGTGGCAGAATTCTATTCAGCACATCCCCAGGAGGGGCCCCTGCTCCTCTTCAG TAATGTGGACCAGTGGGTGGGCCTTTACATCGAATACAAGTTCCAGACCCCCATAGCTACCCACCTCCCTGGCTTGGCCAATCACCTAGCCCGGAACATAATGGATCCTGCTGTCCAGAAATCCAGCATCATGGCCAACG GGGAGAAAGCAGAGCTGGTGCTTTGCGAAGTGTGGCTGCAGATCCTGGACCAACCCTTCACCGAGGCCCTGAAGGACAAAACCAGCCCTAAGTCCCAGAGACTTCGGGGGCAATTGACGAGATGg ctGACCACTGTCCTCAGGCCTCTGCGGACCTTCGGCCAAGTGGTGGTGGAGAAGTTCCA GCCTGACCCACTGACCGCCAGGGTGACCGCCACCTTCTTCAGGCCTGCACCGGCCCGAGCCCTCGTGCAGGGCTGCGTGTTCCAGGGTCTGCGAGCCCTGCAGGAAACTGAGGGCCTCTCTGCGCAGATGGTCATCCCAGACCTCG CTTCAGGTCAGGCTGACACCTTCATCCCCTGCTATGCTGTGGCTCTCATtatcctgggtctcctgtttcTTGTGCTCACCTTGGTCCTG GTGTGGAAACGGAAGACCTGCTTTGGGGTGTCCAGACACATGCG GTGCCCCTTCCTGCTGTTGCTCCTCTAG